One part of the Rutidosis leptorrhynchoides isolate AG116_Rl617_1_P2 chromosome 1, CSIRO_AGI_Rlap_v1, whole genome shotgun sequence genome encodes these proteins:
- the LOC139904565 gene encoding uncharacterized protein — MEGTNGNNGSMVNGIEKLVGNNYKYWKMCMEAFLQGHDLWELVAGGDAIIPVETLENIKSRRKWKVGCGKTLFALRTSISKEFIEHVRDITSPKEVWDTLEKLFSKKNTARLQFLENEFAILRREGMIVSEYFLRVKNLCSEISEIDVSEKISEARLRRYLIRDLKKEYVRFITSIQGWTTQPSVEELENLLSNQEALAKQMAKGFENDAIEQIGIAEEIRRGEYHQRTLDHQSSSSSSICLSCSLTKNLVSVPQITESEKHVLFGPTDVKVLENVKEIVGDVLFTGENKGSLFVLSAGEAYVKKTSQTDNGAIWHARLGHVGYQMLKKIFSHKLVDGIPQLKNVREEVICQGCQYGKSHRLPYKKSTNRKQGLLDLIHTDLMGPTRTTSYSGHCYVMVLIDDYSRFTWVKFLKEKSEALSKFIEFKEAVESEFGRKVKALRSDNGGEFMSNDLFAYCKTNGISHQMTCPDTPQQNGVSERKIAYLV; from the exons ATGGAAGGCACAAATGGAAACAATGGTAGTATGGTCAATGGAATAGAGAAACTTGTAGGAAATAATTACAAGTATTGGAAGATGTGTATGGAGGCTTTTCTTCAAGGTCATGATCTATGGGAACTTGTGGCCGGAGGTGATGCCATAATTCCCGTAGAAACTCTAGAGAATATAAAGTCAAGAAGAAAATGGAAGGTAGGGTGTGGAAAGACTCTCTTTGCATTGAGAACTTCAATTAGCAAAGAGTTCATAGAACACGTTCGTGATATTACTTCTCCAAAAGAAGTATGGGATACTCTTGAGAAACTCTTTTCTAAGAAAAACACTGCAAGGTTACAATTCTTGGAAAACGAGTTTGCAATCTTAAGACGAGAAGGTATGATTGTTTCAGAATATTTCTTACGGGTCAAAAATCTCTGTTCTGAAATATCAGAGATTGATGTCAGCGAGAAAATTAGTGAAGCTCGTTTGCGAAGATATCTAATTcgcgatttgaagaaagagtatgtccGGTTCATAACCTCTATTCAGGGGTGGACTACTCAACCTTCGGTTGAAGAATTGGAGAATTTACTCTCTAATCAAGAAGCTTTGGCCAAGCAAATGGCTAAAGGATTTGAAAATGATGCG ATCGAACAGATCGGGATAGCAGAAGAAATTCGCAGAGGGGAGTATCATCAACGAACACtcgatcatcaatcatcatcatcatcatctat ATGTTTATCTTGTTCCTTGACCAAGAATCTAGTTTCGGTACCTCAAATTACCGAATCCGAAAAGCATGTTCTTTTTGGTCCAACGGATGTGAAAGTCCTTGAGAATGTCAAGGAGATTGTGGGTGATGTTCTTTTCACGGGAGAAAATAAAGGTTCTTTGTTTGTGTTGTCCGCAGGTGAGGCTTATGTGAAGAAAACAAGTCAAACCGACAACGGAGCTATTTGGCATGCAAGACTAGGCCATGTGGGATATCAAATGTTAAAAAAGATATTCTCACATAAGCTAGTAGATGGTATTCCCCAATTAAAGAATGTTCGTGAGGAGGTAATATGCCAAGGGTGTCAATATGGAAAGTCACACCGACTtccatataagaagtcaacaaatCGAAAACAAGGTTTGCTTGACTTGATTCATACGGATTTGATGGGGCCAACAAGAACAACAAGTTATAGCGGTCATTGCTATGTCATGGTGTTAATTGATGACTATTCTCGGTTCACTTGGGTGAAATTTCTAAAGGAGAAAAGTGAAGCCTTATCAAAGTTCATAGAGTTCAAAGAAGCGGTAGAATCCGAATTTGGGAGAAAGGTAAAAGCTCTTAGGAGTGATAACGGTGGAGAATTCATGTCAAATGATTTATTTGCCTATTGTAAAACAAACGGTATTTCTCATCAAATGACTTGTCCGgatactcctcaacaaaatggtgtttcgGAAAGGAAGATTGCTTACCTTGTTTAA
- the LOC139874469 gene encoding probable protein S-acyltransferase 14, with protein sequence MYRSGAVMAWNVFKFCTALRWLGSIMILLVLGIVGVTYYAVVLCNYGPALAAGGLETLIAFLVLIIFHALLAMLLWSYFSVVFTDPGGVPPNYRPLVDQEIGDMDPLEASELGLLTTPDPTNTRIRYCRKCNQLKPPRCHHCSVCGRCVLKMDHHCVWVVNCVGALNYKYFLLFLFYTFLETTVVTLALLPHFVVFFSDGEIPGSPSTLATTFLAFVLNLAFALSVLGFLIMHISLVSANTTTIEAYEKKTTPKWRYDLGRKKNFEQVFGTVQKYWFIPAYCDEDLRKMPALQGIEYPSKPDLDAQEI encoded by the exons ATGTATAGATCTGGAGCTGTGATGGCATGGAATGTATTTAAATTTTGTACGGCCTTAAGATGGTTAGGTTCGATCATGATCTTGTTGGTTCTTGGTATTGTCGGTGTCACATATTACGCGGTCGTTTTGTGTAATTATGGTCCTGCTTTGGCTGCTGGTGGTCTTGAAACCCTCATTGCATTTCTTGTTTTAATCATCTTTCATGCCCTG CTGGCGATGCTACTATGGAGCTATTTTTCGGTGGTCTTTACGGACCCAGGTGGTGTGCCACCTAATTATAGGCCACTAGTTGATCAAGAAATAGGAGACATGGATCCATTAGAAGCGTCTGAATTGGGCCTATTGACTACACCTGATCCAACCAATACAAGAATCCGTTATTGTCGAAAGTGTAACCAGTTAAAGCCACCTCGGTGCCACCATTGTTCTGTTT GTGGGAGATGTGTGCTGAAAATGGACCATCATTGTGTGTGGGTTGTTAATTGTGTTGGGGCGCTAAACTACAAGTATTTCCTTCTCTTCCTG TTCTACACGTTTCTAGAAACTACCGTTGTAACTTTAGCATTACTACCACATTTCGTAGTATTCTTTAGCGATGGGGAGATTCCCGGGTCACCTAGCACTCTAGCTACAACATTTCTCGCTTTTG TCTTGAATCTGGCTTTTGCTTTGAGTGTTTTGGGATTTCTAATAATGCACATATCGTTGGTGTCTGCTAATACCACAACAATCGAG gcatACGAGAAGAAGACCACTCCAAAATGGCGTTATGATCTTGGTCGCAAAAAGAACTTTGAGCAG GTGTTTGGAACTGtacaaaagtattggtttattccAGCTTATTGTGACGAAGATTTGAGAAAAATGCCCGCCCTTCAAGGCATTGAGTATCCATCAAAACCGGATTTAGACGCTCAAGAAATCTAG